In Meleagris gallopavo isolate NT-WF06-2002-E0010 breed Aviagen turkey brand Nicholas breeding stock chromosome 3, Turkey_5.1, whole genome shotgun sequence, one DNA window encodes the following:
- the LOC100545208 gene encoding RING finger protein 151-like codes for MGYDIERFVGYVNEGLLCSICRDVLEDPLQAPCEHAFCTACIHGWLVHHSNCPEDRQVIDVSVLRPLYRYMKNDLNRLQLHCKNREHGCEMVCSLESIDRHERECEYSQIPCSNAGCTVQIERRNLDGHLAVCEYRSRECPNGCGYTILSAEDTQHNCVAELRTELELLRSEMICRVEEAKHEMESRLDSQRRHMVQKESVLQNEIEELKSQMSRVMSDVRSLMAAERQHRQELEQAELEKRELMELLRGLQKDCRLSTAEGSRKTTNFRPLTRLESAKRKPREVTVI; via the exons ATGGGTTACGATATTGAACGTTTTGTTGGTTATGTTAATGAAGGGCTCTTATGCTCCATCTGCCGTGATGTTTTGGAAGATCCATTACAGGCTCCTTGTGAACATGCTTTCTGTACTGCTTGTATACATGGCTGGCTTGTTCATCACAGTAactgccctgaagacagacaaGTGATCGATGTGTCTGTGCTACGACCTCTGTACAG GTATATGAAAAATGATCTAAATCGTCTTCAACTACACTGCAAAAACAGAGAGCATGGCTGTGAAATGGTTTGCTCTCTGGAGTCCATAGACCGGCATGAGAGGGAGTGTGAATACAGTCAGATCCCCTGCTCCAATGCTG GCTGCACAGTTCAGATTGAGCGACGTAACCTTGATGGCCACTTGGCAGTGTGTGAATATCGGAGCCGGGAGTGCCCCAATGGTTGTGGGTACACCATCCTCAGTGCAGAGGACACACAGCATAATTGTGTAGCAGAGCTGAGAACTGAGCTAGAACTACTTCG gTCAGAAATGATCTGCAGAGTGGAGGAAGCAAAGCATGAGATGGAGTCAAGATTAGATTCGCAAAGAAGACATATGGTCCAAAAAGAGAGTgttctgcaaaatgaaattgaagagCTCAAG AGTCAGATGTCACGAGTGATGTCAGATGTGCGCTCCCTCATGGCCGCAGAGAGACAGCATCGACAAGAACTGGagcaagcagagctggagaaaCGGGAACTAATGGAGCTGCTGAGGGGGCTGCAGAAGGACTGTCGGTTAAGCACTgcagaaggaagcaggaagACAACAAACTTCCGCCCCCTGACGCGACTAGAGAGTGCAAAACGAAAACCTAGGGAAGTTACAGTTATCTAA